One part of the Actinotignum schaalii genome encodes these proteins:
- a CDS encoding 3-phosphoshikimate 1-carboxyvinyltransferase has protein sequence MTDLWPAPFHPSPVRGSVAVPGSKSLMARFLITAALGGPGTTGRILAPLRARDTELMARALASMGVGVDWQRGATEAEDILNISPAPLHGATIDAGLAGTVMRFVPPVAAFARGEVVIDGDDAARVRPMDPVVRALRDLGAEVDAASDSAGRAVLPVRVHGQGRLRGGTVEIDSSASSQFISALLLAGPRCEGGLVLRSVGPKVPSAFHLAMTVDVLRRAGIQVEEFAAGGVPADPEHPAVEWHVHPGTPQLGTVVLEPDLSNASPFLAAAMVTGGTVEIPRWPARTTQPGAQIVDIFTAMGARAQLRDDGVLELTGPRDIAPLDADLSDVGELTPTIAAVAAFATGPSALRNIGQLRGHETNRLAAITAELSGVGIPAREEGDDIIITPPAVSSAAAGEAAAPGTPGAASAAASAQPAAPEPHNPIIRSYEDHRMATFGAILGLRIPGLRVENIATTGKTMPRFAQMWTDLVDR, from the coding sequence ATGACTGACCTGTGGCCAGCACCGTTCCACCCCTCCCCCGTGCGCGGCAGCGTGGCCGTTCCCGGGTCCAAATCACTCATGGCACGCTTCCTCATCACCGCCGCGCTGGGCGGGCCCGGCACCACGGGCCGAATCCTCGCGCCCCTGCGCGCCCGCGATACCGAGCTCATGGCCCGCGCCCTCGCGAGCATGGGCGTGGGGGTGGACTGGCAGCGCGGTGCAACCGAAGCTGAGGACATCCTCAATATTTCCCCCGCCCCGCTCCACGGCGCCACCATTGACGCGGGGCTCGCGGGAACGGTCATGCGTTTCGTCCCGCCCGTGGCCGCGTTCGCGCGTGGTGAGGTTGTGATTGATGGCGACGACGCCGCCCGCGTGCGCCCTATGGACCCGGTGGTGCGGGCTCTTCGTGATCTGGGTGCGGAGGTTGATGCTGCCAGCGATAGCGCCGGGCGGGCGGTCCTCCCGGTGCGGGTGCACGGCCAAGGTCGCCTGCGCGGCGGAACGGTGGAGATTGATTCTTCCGCCTCCTCGCAATTTATTTCCGCGCTGCTGCTGGCCGGCCCGCGCTGCGAGGGCGGGCTGGTGCTGCGTTCGGTGGGGCCGAAAGTTCCTTCCGCTTTCCACCTGGCCATGACGGTGGACGTGCTGCGCCGGGCCGGTATTCAGGTAGAAGAATTCGCGGCCGGCGGGGTCCCGGCAGACCCTGAACACCCGGCGGTGGAATGGCACGTGCATCCGGGCACCCCGCAGCTGGGAACAGTGGTGCTAGAACCGGATCTTTCCAATGCGTCGCCTTTCCTGGCCGCCGCTATGGTGACGGGCGGGACCGTGGAAATTCCACGCTGGCCGGCACGCACCACCCAACCCGGCGCGCAAATCGTCGATATTTTCACGGCTATGGGGGCGCGCGCCCAGCTGCGCGACGACGGCGTGCTCGAGCTGACCGGCCCGCGGGATATTGCCCCCCTCGATGCTGATCTCAGCGATGTTGGGGAGCTCACGCCCACGATTGCCGCGGTGGCGGCCTTCGCCACCGGCCCGAGCGCGCTGCGCAATATTGGGCAGCTGCGCGGGCATGAAACCAACCGGCTGGCCGCCATTACCGCGGAGCTGAGCGGCGTGGGGATTCCCGCCCGTGAAGAAGGCGATGACATTATCATCACACCGCCGGCGGTTTCGAGTGCTGCGGCGGGCGAGGCAGCGGCTCCGGGTACGCCGGGCGCAGCTTCCGCGGCCGCAAGCGCACAGCCCGCAGCGCCCGAGCCACACAACCCGATTATCCGCAGCTACGAAGACCACCGCATGGCAACCTTCGGAGCGATCCTCGGCCTGCGCATCCCCGGGCTGCGGGTGGAAAATATTGCCACCACCGGGAAAACCATGCCGCGTTTCGCCCAGATGTGGACAGACCTGGTGGACCGATGA
- a CDS encoding inositol monophosphatase family protein, which translates to MDAHTGSDATTTPAALDGRETLNASSTIAFLHTVADAVDALTLERYERRRLTVDTKPDNSPVSDADRAAERLIREYLERDFPGDAVYGEEEGGSLEHAPRRWIIDPIDGTRNYVRHNPVWATLIGVEENGQMVAGMASAPALGRRWWASRGGGAWLSENGGEPQRLRVSDIDRMDRAAFGFSSLSSWDETGRMPTLIAFARATWGTRAYGAFWPYMLLAEGAFDIAAQPGLDVYDMAALVPIVEEAGGTFTSLEGKPGPWWGSALVTNGKLHAAAQAIINETHVQPGSRE; encoded by the coding sequence ATGGATGCTCACACCGGGTCTGACGCGACTACCACGCCCGCCGCGCTCGACGGTCGCGAAACGCTCAATGCCAGCTCCACTATCGCTTTTCTGCACACCGTTGCGGATGCCGTGGATGCCCTCACCTTGGAGCGTTACGAGCGCCGCCGCCTCACCGTGGATACGAAGCCCGATAATTCGCCGGTATCCGATGCGGATCGGGCGGCCGAGCGGCTCATTCGCGAGTATCTGGAGCGGGATTTCCCCGGGGATGCCGTGTACGGGGAAGAGGAGGGCGGCAGCCTGGAGCACGCCCCGCGGCGCTGGATTATTGACCCAATTGACGGAACCCGCAACTACGTGCGCCACAACCCGGTGTGGGCCACCCTCATCGGCGTGGAAGAAAACGGCCAGATGGTGGCCGGTATGGCGTCCGCGCCCGCGCTCGGGCGGCGCTGGTGGGCAAGCCGCGGCGGCGGGGCGTGGCTGAGTGAAAACGGGGGCGAACCCCAGCGCCTGCGCGTCTCCGATATTGACCGGATGGACCGGGCCGCTTTCGGTTTTTCGTCCCTATCTAGCTGGGACGAAACCGGGCGCATGCCCACCCTCATCGCTTTCGCCCGCGCCACCTGGGGCACCCGCGCCTACGGGGCTTTCTGGCCCTATATGCTGCTGGCCGAGGGAGCCTTCGATATTGCCGCGCAGCCGGGCCTGGATGTCTACGATATGGCGGCGCTGGTGCCGATCGTGGAAGAAGCCGGGGGAACTTTCACTTCGCTGGAGGGCAAGCCGGGACCGTGGTGGGGAAGCGCACTGGTCACCAATGGAAAGTTGCACGCCGCCGCTCAAGCAATTATTAATGAGACACATGTGCAGCCGGGTAGCCGCGAATAG
- a CDS encoding MIT C-terminal domain-containing protein, producing MGKHALGADEDHGGQESSHWRGRGRHSVALPGYRFFEEGQTGVSFEALFAAHLRGCTNIELHDPFISMAYQGRNLVELMAVVALVKNPEKRCRFRLHTLTTKKVEYHGGRVKMFEKIAKNAAAHGIDFEVIFDPDAHDRWLRTDTGWIIFLGRGIDIFHNFEGGAYAFPSARQEFRRARAFSISYVRKNQ from the coding sequence ATGGGAAAGCATGCACTGGGAGCCGATGAGGATCATGGCGGTCAAGAATCTTCGCATTGGCGTGGCCGCGGTCGGCACAGTGTCGCGCTTCCGGGCTATCGCTTCTTTGAGGAGGGGCAAACTGGTGTCTCTTTTGAGGCGTTGTTTGCAGCCCATTTGCGTGGATGTACGAACATCGAATTACATGACCCGTTCATTTCGATGGCTTATCAGGGGCGCAACCTTGTTGAACTAATGGCAGTTGTGGCCCTGGTGAAAAATCCCGAAAAGCGATGCCGCTTTCGGCTGCATACACTTACGACAAAAAAGGTGGAGTATCACGGCGGTCGGGTTAAAATGTTCGAGAAGATAGCGAAAAATGCCGCGGCCCATGGTATTGACTTCGAGGTGATTTTCGATCCGGATGCTCACGACCGCTGGTTGCGTACCGACACCGGCTGGATCATTTTCCTAGGGCGTGGAATTGATATCTTCCATAACTTCGAGGGTGGCGCTTACGCTTTCCCCAGCGCGCGCCAAGAGTTTAGGCGGGCACGCGCCTTTAGTATTTCCTACGTTCGGAAGAATCAGTAG
- a CDS encoding exonuclease SbcCD subunit D, producing MKILHTSDWHLGRTLHRADLTPAFELWVDHVVDTVRERGVDALLISGDVYDRSVPPAPMVELFSRTLRRLAQLTTVILISGNHDSPQRLGFGAELFQERIVIRTDPLRCAQPVEVRDQAGNLGALVYPIPYLDPDVERRRLAGGDAHAGCAYGAELLERSHAAVMRAALERIAADIQHGPHAGKPVARIAMAHAFVAGGAASESERDISVGGVEVVPAALFALGGAGASPTAGLSYVALGHLHSPQRVGSAPEPGASEASGLPPMRYSGSPIAFSFSETRPKSSVLLTFEGGALVEEELIPAPVWRPIVTIEAPLAEVLSPAHRNDRDKFARILVTDPARPADLTTRVRAAFPHALEIRHVVDPAATRHSTADTRRLDALSVLRQFMTESGHRDLTEEENRVMVAAWEAVRTGEKE from the coding sequence ATGAAGATCTTGCACACCTCCGATTGGCACCTCGGGCGTACCCTGCACCGGGCGGATCTCACGCCCGCCTTTGAGTTGTGGGTGGATCACGTGGTGGATACCGTGCGGGAACGCGGTGTAGATGCCCTCCTGATTAGCGGGGATGTCTATGATCGCAGCGTCCCACCCGCTCCCATGGTTGAGCTTTTTTCACGCACCCTGCGCCGGCTCGCGCAGCTCACCACCGTCATTTTGATTTCCGGGAATCATGATTCTCCCCAGCGTCTGGGATTCGGGGCGGAGCTTTTCCAGGAGCGCATCGTCATTCGCACCGATCCGCTGCGCTGCGCCCAGCCGGTAGAAGTGCGTGATCAGGCCGGTAATCTTGGTGCGCTGGTCTACCCCATCCCCTATTTGGATCCCGATGTGGAACGCCGCCGCCTGGCGGGTGGTGATGCTCATGCTGGTTGCGCTTATGGCGCAGAGCTGCTGGAGCGTTCGCACGCCGCGGTCATGCGCGCAGCTTTGGAGCGTATTGCCGCGGATATTCAGCACGGCCCGCACGCTGGCAAGCCGGTGGCGCGCATCGCTATGGCACATGCTTTCGTTGCCGGCGGGGCTGCCAGTGAATCCGAACGCGATATTTCGGTAGGCGGTGTGGAAGTTGTTCCCGCCGCGCTTTTCGCCCTAGGAGGCGCAGGGGCAAGCCCCACGGCGGGCCTGAGCTACGTGGCACTGGGCCACCTGCATTCCCCGCAGCGGGTGGGTAGTGCGCCAGAACCGGGCGCTTCTGAAGCTAGCGGCCTGCCTCCTATGCGTTACTCGGGTTCACCCATCGCCTTTTCTTTCTCGGAAACCCGGCCCAAATCTTCTGTTCTTCTCACCTTTGAAGGCGGGGCCTTAGTGGAAGAAGAACTTATTCCAGCTCCGGTATGGCGCCCCATCGTCACTATCGAAGCACCGCTAGCTGAGGTACTCAGCCCCGCACACCGTAATGATCGGGATAAATTCGCGCGTATTCTGGTGACCGATCCGGCCCGTCCGGCGGATCTCACCACCCGGGTGCGGGCCGCTTTCCCGCACGCTTTGGAAATTCGCCACGTGGTAGATCCGGCCGCCACCCGCCACAGCACGGCGGATACCCGCCGCCTTGATGCTCTGAGCGTGCTGCGCCAATTCATGACGGAAAGCGGGCATCGGGATCTCACAGAAGAAGAAAACCGGGTCATGGTGGCGGCATGGGAAGCCGTCCGCACCGGGGAGAAGGAGTAG
- a CDS encoding phosphoribosyltransferase, whose product MGSSDKAEPLIENEGLPGSAPGSAPAHAPASAPVNAPTDAPVKAPAHAPANTPAREVLTWDRFGEVTRELARDIWDSGYRPEIIVSVARGGLLPAGAIAYALDLKSMLVLNVEFYTGIGVTLKDPRLVEPSGDVRGMAGKRVLIVDDVADSGRTLRFVKELCEEYATEIRVAVLYEKSRSVLKPDYAYLHTDAWIAFPWSDKDPVNGGQAEA is encoded by the coding sequence GTGGGTAGCAGTGATAAGGCCGAGCCGTTGATCGAGAACGAGGGTCTTCCCGGCAGCGCGCCTGGTAGTGCGCCGGCACATGCGCCGGCTAGTGCGCCCGTGAACGCACCCACGGATGCGCCCGTGAAAGCACCTGCACATGCGCCCGCCAACACGCCCGCGCGCGAGGTTCTCACCTGGGACCGTTTCGGCGAAGTCACCCGCGAACTCGCTCGCGACATCTGGGATTCCGGCTACCGCCCGGAGATTATCGTGAGCGTGGCCCGCGGCGGACTGCTTCCTGCCGGCGCAATTGCCTACGCTTTAGACCTCAAGAGCATGCTCGTCCTCAACGTTGAGTTTTACACCGGCATCGGGGTCACGCTCAAAGATCCGCGCCTGGTGGAACCGTCCGGTGACGTGCGTGGAATGGCCGGCAAAAGGGTTTTAATTGTCGACGACGTCGCTGACTCAGGGCGTACCTTACGCTTCGTGAAGGAACTCTGCGAAGAGTACGCCACTGAGATTCGCGTGGCGGTTCTCTACGAAAAGTCACGCTCGGTGCTCAAACCCGATTACGCCTATCTGCACACCGACGCGTGGATTGCCTTCCCGTGGTCGGATAAGGACCCGGTCAATGGAGGCCAGGCGGAAGCCTAA
- the rsrA gene encoding mycothiol system anti-sigma-R factor, giving the protein MSGEDRLQRGVEDSFRNRGIELDSAAGECSCRDITDYLFEYLDHQLSAVQSERLQAHISGCSRCTERAEAETHVRDILRASCREVAPATLRVRIAQQISVYRRTTRDFG; this is encoded by the coding sequence GTGAGCGGTGAGGATAGGTTGCAGCGCGGGGTAGAAGACTCGTTCCGGAACCGCGGGATTGAATTGGATAGCGCCGCGGGGGAGTGTTCCTGCCGGGATATTACTGATTATCTTTTCGAGTATCTGGATCACCAGCTTTCCGCGGTGCAAAGCGAGCGCTTGCAGGCCCATATTTCGGGGTGCTCGCGGTGTACGGAACGGGCGGAAGCAGAAACCCACGTGCGCGATATTTTGCGAGCCTCGTGCCGGGAGGTCGCGCCGGCGACGCTGCGGGTGCGGATCGCCCAGCAGATTTCGGTGTATCGGCGCACGACCCGCGATTTCGGGTAG
- a CDS encoding AAA family ATPase: MQLRRLELQGIGSFAGREVIDFDALGASGLFLVEGPTGAGKSTIIDAVVFGLFGTVAGGKESSTERLRSTYVDPSTTSYADVIFTIEAGTFRVRRTPSFTKPGNSSPTAATAKLWKLSETAVDLGDIDGGTPIATKARDVGVYISNLLGLNAEQFLQTIVLPQGKFAEFLRLESQERTKLLTQIFDTRVFGSVTQWLTDHARAARGAIANAQETFVRAVSNTATALELPPEESESLTTAAQGVDLPAEGEAVVTGLEQALATTAGRASDALAQAEKAEAAFERAREAETAQRALAARIERRRDLRARAGQLQEREAAITAERARLASHRTAAPLLPHAHALDRARQESRDCAASCAQAQARLVAVFAEFGSGTAGTHAPITDPSPAGVESGRRLVTELSEASGRLAELERSEKEVEAKQQEAARATEQLAERQRAVEKLREEATSATAEREEVEGKLDTARATASGEAAAAQRVRSATELLEVLERVAASEKAEAEARAALADALTQVQEKESSAREITDAWVQSTAGELAGQLRENEPCPVCGSCTHPAPAPPEAVRATAAQVKAAQAAASTAREHYSTCLAHVEKIKAQLAEQRAVAGNSTTEVASAELAAARADVSAAQQAALHVADLEKRLTQLAEEANTRETSLEQLRTEVAQLEAKNAARTRDISTQLTRLSAEYAGFSSIAARRVALDELREAQDAWNTTASGVLATREDEQARGDELAAALAGTEFADARAVKAAVLGKVEEAQLQDSITAFDEECRDVKRELAEPELAELPEDAQADVAGAAEASAVARSAAQEARARATSAENQARSGGDRLRVAQRDLHAWREVREHSGAVVRLASLATAGPESVTKVPLETFVLQHRFEQVVDVANEQLADISLGRFELIRTDEKEKGSHQSKTGLGLAVIDHAGPEPVQRSVRTLSGGETFYVSISLALALAEVVRAENGGIHLDTLLIDEGFGSLSDGALDQVMGVLHGLGKNGRTVGVVSHVSEMKQMISERISVIPRDDGTSHIRVTA; this comes from the coding sequence ATGCAACTGCGCCGCTTAGAACTTCAAGGTATCGGCTCCTTCGCAGGGCGGGAAGTCATTGATTTTGACGCCCTGGGAGCATCCGGGCTTTTCCTGGTGGAAGGGCCCACCGGAGCTGGCAAATCAACCATTATTGACGCCGTCGTTTTCGGGCTTTTCGGTACGGTAGCCGGCGGGAAAGAAAGCTCAACCGAGCGCCTGCGCTCCACGTATGTTGATCCCTCCACCACCAGCTACGCGGACGTTATTTTCACCATCGAAGCGGGCACATTCCGGGTGCGGCGCACCCCTAGCTTCACCAAACCGGGCAATTCCTCCCCCACCGCCGCCACCGCGAAATTGTGGAAACTCTCCGAAACAGCGGTGGACCTCGGGGATATAGATGGCGGAACTCCGATTGCCACCAAAGCTCGCGATGTCGGGGTGTATATCAGCAATCTGCTCGGCCTCAATGCGGAACAGTTCTTGCAAACTATCGTGCTTCCGCAAGGAAAGTTCGCTGAGTTTCTGCGGTTGGAAAGCCAGGAACGCACCAAGCTTCTCACCCAAATTTTCGATACCCGGGTTTTTGGTTCCGTCACCCAGTGGCTCACGGATCACGCCCGCGCGGCCCGCGGCGCTATCGCAAACGCTCAGGAAACCTTCGTGAGGGCCGTATCCAATACCGCAACCGCCTTGGAGCTACCACCCGAGGAAAGCGAGTCCCTCACCACCGCCGCCCAAGGCGTGGATCTACCAGCCGAAGGCGAAGCTGTAGTCACTGGCCTGGAGCAGGCGCTCGCCACCACCGCTGGGCGTGCTAGCGATGCACTCGCCCAGGCTGAAAAAGCCGAGGCCGCGTTCGAACGGGCTCGGGAAGCTGAAACCGCACAACGCGCCCTGGCTGCCCGCATTGAACGCCGCCGGGATCTGCGCGCCCGGGCCGGTCAGCTCCAGGAACGCGAAGCCGCTATCACAGCGGAACGCGCCCGCCTCGCTTCCCACCGCACCGCCGCCCCGCTCCTTCCGCATGCGCATGCCCTTGACCGGGCTCGCCAAGAAAGCCGCGATTGTGCTGCTTCCTGCGCACAAGCCCAAGCCCGCCTCGTGGCTGTTTTCGCAGAATTCGGCTCGGGCACCGCAGGCACACATGCCCCCATTACTGATCCCAGCCCTGCCGGGGTGGAATCCGGGCGCCGTCTGGTCACCGAGCTGAGCGAAGCTAGCGGGCGCTTGGCCGAATTGGAGCGCTCGGAAAAAGAGGTTGAGGCCAAACAACAGGAAGCTGCCCGCGCTACCGAACAGCTCGCCGAGCGCCAGCGCGCGGTGGAAAAACTACGTGAAGAAGCCACTAGCGCCACGGCTGAACGCGAGGAGGTAGAGGGCAAGCTCGATACAGCCCGTGCCACTGCCAGCGGTGAGGCTGCTGCCGCGCAGCGGGTGCGTAGCGCCACGGAGCTCCTTGAGGTATTAGAGCGGGTAGCCGCCAGCGAAAAAGCGGAAGCAGAAGCACGTGCCGCGCTGGCAGATGCTCTCACCCAAGTTCAGGAAAAGGAAAGCTCCGCCAGGGAAATCACCGATGCGTGGGTGCAGTCCACCGCCGGTGAATTAGCGGGGCAGCTGCGTGAGAATGAGCCCTGCCCCGTCTGCGGGTCCTGTACCCACCCGGCACCCGCCCCGCCCGAAGCGGTGCGCGCCACTGCGGCGCAGGTAAAAGCCGCCCAGGCGGCTGCCAGCACCGCCCGGGAACACTACAGCACCTGCCTAGCTCATGTGGAGAAAATAAAAGCCCAGCTTGCTGAACAACGCGCCGTGGCCGGGAATTCCACCACGGAAGTGGCCAGCGCGGAATTAGCTGCTGCCCGCGCTGATGTGAGTGCGGCGCAGCAGGCAGCGTTGCACGTTGCGGACTTGGAGAAACGGCTCACGCAGCTTGCCGAGGAAGCCAACACGCGGGAAACTTCCCTGGAGCAATTGCGAACCGAAGTGGCGCAATTAGAGGCTAAAAACGCCGCCCGCACACGTGATATCAGCACGCAGCTCACCCGCCTCAGTGCGGAATACGCCGGTTTTTCTTCTATCGCGGCGCGCCGCGTGGCTCTCGACGAACTACGCGAAGCCCAGGATGCCTGGAACACTACCGCCAGCGGGGTGCTCGCAACACGTGAAGATGAACAAGCTCGCGGTGACGAGCTCGCGGCAGCACTGGCCGGCACTGAGTTCGCGGATGCTCGGGCGGTAAAAGCTGCCGTGCTCGGCAAAGTGGAAGAGGCACAGCTCCAAGATTCCATCACCGCTTTTGATGAGGAATGCCGCGATGTGAAGCGCGAGCTTGCCGAACCGGAACTCGCGGAACTTCCCGAAGATGCTCAGGCTGACGTCGCAGGGGCTGCCGAAGCCAGCGCGGTAGCACGCAGCGCCGCTCAAGAAGCGCGGGCGCGGGCTACCAGTGCGGAGAACCAGGCCCGCTCCGGCGGGGACCGCTTACGCGTCGCACAGCGGGATCTTCACGCATGGCGCGAGGTACGTGAGCATTCCGGAGCGGTTGTGCGTTTAGCGTCCCTGGCTACCGCGGGCCCCGAATCAGTAACGAAAGTTCCCCTGGAAACCTTTGTGCTGCAACACCGTTTCGAGCAAGTTGTTGATGTCGCTAATGAGCAGCTCGCAGATATTTCCCTCGGGCGTTTTGAGCTCATCCGAACGGACGAAAAGGAGAAGGGTAGTCACCAGTCGAAAACCGGCCTCGGGCTGGCTGTTATCGACCACGCCGGTCCCGAACCGGTGCAGCGTTCCGTTCGCACGCTCTCGGGAGGGGAAACATTCTATGTATCTATCTCCCTGGCACTCGCCTTAGCGGAAGTGGTGCGCGCAGAAAACGGAGGTATCCACCTCGACACCCTCCTCATTGACGAAGGCTTTGGCTCGCTTTCAGACGGAGCGCTCGATCAGGTCATGGGAGTGCTGCACGGCCTAGGGAAAAACGGGCGCACCGTAGGGGTTGTCTCCCACGTCTCGGAAATGAAACAGATGATCAGCGAACGCATCTCCGTTATCCCGCGAGACGACGGCACCTCACATATCCGCGTGACTGCCTAG
- a CDS encoding sigma-70 family RNA polymerase sigma factor — MMSTDLMRSAPDETAAERAARFERDALPYLDQLYGAAMRLTRNPADAEDLVQEAYAKAFSAFHQYRPGTNLKAWLYRILNNTFISNYRKAQRQPKQADSSEVEDWQEYRAASHASSGMMSAEAEALENLPQSEIRDALSALPEDRRMAVYLADIEGFSYQEIADIMETPIGTVMSRLHRGRKQLRELLADYARELGYGKKEKK; from the coding sequence ATGATGAGCACAGACCTGATGAGAAGCGCCCCCGATGAAACCGCAGCCGAACGCGCCGCGCGGTTCGAACGGGATGCTCTTCCGTATCTCGACCAGTTATACGGGGCCGCGATGCGCCTCACGCGCAATCCCGCCGACGCCGAAGATTTGGTTCAAGAGGCCTACGCCAAAGCCTTTTCGGCCTTCCACCAGTACCGGCCGGGCACGAATTTGAAGGCGTGGCTCTACCGCATCCTCAATAACACCTTTATTTCTAATTACCGCAAGGCGCAGCGCCAGCCCAAGCAGGCTGACTCCTCGGAGGTGGAGGATTGGCAGGAGTATCGGGCGGCTTCGCATGCTTCCTCGGGGATGATGTCCGCGGAAGCGGAGGCCTTGGAAAATCTGCCGCAATCGGAAATTCGCGATGCTTTGAGCGCGCTGCCGGAAGACCGCCGCATGGCTGTCTACCTGGCGGATATTGAAGGCTTCTCCTACCAGGAGATCGCGGACATCATGGAAACACCGATCGGAACGGTGATGTCCCGTCTGCATCGCGGGCGTAAACAGCTGCGGGAATTGCTCGCGGATTACGCACGTGAACTCGGCTATGGGAAGAAGGAGAAGAAGTGA
- a CDS encoding 50S ribosomal protein bL37, whose amino-acid sequence MSQRGRKRKDRRKKKANHGKRPNS is encoded by the coding sequence ATGAGCCAGCGTGGTCGTAAGCGCAAGGATCGCCGCAAGAAGAAGGCGAACCACGGCAAGCGCCCCAATTCCTAA
- the rsgA gene encoding ribosome small subunit-dependent GTPase A — protein sequence MRDIGTDDPRVRVRPGKGSRPRTKIRPDYSDRPLGQVITIDRGRYTVLMNEGTRVIAVKARELGRGAVVVGDKVRLTGDLSGRKDTLARIVFIEDRSSQLTRSTDEGNERERTIVANADQMAIVAALAQPEPRRGMIDRCLVAARDAGMDPLLILTKADLARPDALRAYYEPLGVPILATALGYDGAAPAAGEAAMQAGFDTAPATGDATLTPGDAALTPGNATTNSGLEAVRAALRGRTTVLVGHSGVGKSTLLNALVPAAARETGHVNEVTGKGRHTSTSAIAFPLPGGGQLIDTPGVRSFGLAHLDAADILHGFPDLEETALECPRGCSHEATEPECVLDSLTDPRLRERVSSLRRVLASRGFEEWEK from the coding sequence ATGAGGGATATCGGCACCGACGATCCACGCGTGCGGGTGCGCCCCGGAAAGGGCTCGCGGCCGCGCACGAAGATTCGGCCCGATTACTCCGACCGGCCCCTCGGCCAGGTCATCACCATTGACCGCGGGCGCTACACCGTGCTCATGAACGAAGGCACCCGCGTCATTGCGGTCAAAGCGCGGGAATTGGGCCGGGGCGCCGTCGTTGTTGGAGATAAAGTACGCCTGACCGGTGACCTTTCCGGGCGCAAGGACACCCTGGCCCGCATCGTTTTTATCGAGGACCGCAGCTCGCAACTCACGCGTTCCACGGACGAAGGCAACGAACGCGAACGCACCATCGTGGCGAACGCGGACCAGATGGCGATCGTGGCAGCGCTCGCGCAACCCGAACCGCGGCGCGGCATGATTGACCGCTGCCTGGTGGCCGCGCGCGACGCCGGTATGGATCCGCTCCTCATCCTCACCAAAGCGGACCTGGCCCGCCCCGACGCCTTGCGTGCGTATTACGAACCGCTCGGGGTCCCGATTCTCGCAACGGCTTTGGGGTACGACGGCGCAGCTCCCGCAGCCGGGGAAGCGGCCATGCAAGCGGGTTTTGACACGGCGCCCGCAACCGGGGACGCTACTCTCACACCCGGGGACGCTGCTCTCACACCCGGGAACGCAACCACGAACTCGGGCTTGGAGGCCGTGCGCGCGGCGCTGCGCGGGCGCACCACGGTGCTCGTGGGGCATTCCGGAGTGGGCAAATCCACCCTGCTCAATGCGCTGGTGCCGGCCGCCGCGCGCGAAACCGGGCACGTCAATGAGGTGACCGGAAAGGGCCGGCACACCTCCACCTCCGCTATCGCCTTTCCGTTGCCCGGCGGCGGGCAACTCATTGATACGCCGGGGGTGCGCAGCTTCGGGCTGGCCCATCTGGACGCCGCAGATATCCTCCACGGCTTCCCCGACCTGGAAGAAACCGCGCTGGAATGCCCGCGCGGGTGCAGCCACGAAGCCACCGAACCCGAATGTGTCCTCGATAGCCTCACCGATCCACGCCTGCGCGAGCGGGTGAGTTCATTGCGCCGCGTGCTCGCCTCGCGCGGCTTCGAAGAATGGGAGAAATAA
- a CDS encoding DoxX family protein, producing MGMIRFLARPLLAAPFIAQGLSAVRHPEDHQERAENIARLAGMAGVDLESVDTTTLTRALGAVQLMGGAFLSIGKFQRLSGAALALTQIPVALANHPVWAAEKSERREVLGGLLGALGLAGGAALAWTDRKGKPSLGYRVSEWRDQRNELADVRAHAREQIREAKRS from the coding sequence ATGGGTATGATTCGATTCCTCGCGCGGCCCCTGCTTGCCGCGCCCTTTATTGCACAGGGGTTGTCCGCGGTACGCCACCCCGAGGACCACCAGGAACGGGCAGAGAACATCGCCCGGCTGGCCGGAATGGCCGGGGTTGATCTCGAATCCGTTGACACCACCACTCTCACCCGCGCGCTGGGCGCCGTCCAGCTCATGGGCGGGGCCTTCCTTTCCATCGGCAAATTCCAGCGCCTGTCCGGCGCGGCTCTTGCCCTCACCCAAATCCCGGTGGCCCTGGCCAATCACCCGGTGTGGGCGGCGGAGAAGAGCGAACGGCGCGAGGTGCTGGGCGGACTGCTCGGCGCGCTCGGGCTGGCTGGCGGCGCCGCGCTGGCGTGGACGGATCGCAAGGGCAAGCCTTCCCTGGGGTACCGTGTTTCTGAATGGCGCGATCAGCGCAATGAGCTCGCGGATGTGCGCGCTCACGCACGCGAACAAATCAGAGAGGCGAAGCGTTCCTAA